The genomic region CAACAAACTGGTCATACCGATAATTCCATTAAGAGGGGGTTCGAATTTCGTGGCTCATAATAGCCAGGGATTCACTTTTTGCTTTTGTAGCAGTTTCGGCAGTCTCTTTGGCTTTCAGCAAAGCAGCTTTTGCCTGTGATCTCTCAATTAACTCGGCTTAATTGTGTGCCTATTTGGGTCATCGCATCAATGAATGATTTATCAGGCTACTGGATTTTTCCGAAAAAAATTCCAGAACAGCTACTACTTCATCGCCTAACAATACAGGAAAAGCAAATCCACTTTCGATGCCAATTTGTCTGGCTACTTTTGCTCGAGTAAACTCCCTTTCTTTTTTCGGAAGTGTAGTCCAATCCGGTTTTTTTGTAGCTAAAACAGTACCTGGTAATCCAACATTCGGTGAAAATCTGTAAGAGGCCGTTATGTTCTGGAATTCCTCAAACTTTTTCGCGTCGTCAAGGTGCCAAATTGAAGACGGAATCATTTCCGTCGGTGAATTCTCAGACGGCAAATAGACATGTCCAATTGGCCACCTCATGTAATCACATACTTTATCGATACATGCCTGGGC from candidate division KSB1 bacterium harbors:
- a CDS encoding GAF domain-containing protein: MEERTASLQREIKDRIRTEEALHQKTTLIKLHQEIAVAANKALTMEDAAQACIDKVCDYMRWPIGHVYLPSENSPTEMIPSSIWHLDDAKKFEEFQNITASYRFSPNVGLPGTVLATKKPDWTTLPKKEREFTRAKVARQIGIESGFAFPVLLGDEVVAVLEFFSEKSSSLINHSLMR